The following is a genomic window from Serratia ficaria.
GAAGTGGGCAAGCTGCTGGCGTTCCTCAAAGAACCCGAGCCGCCGAAGGGGTTCCGCGATCTGTTCGACAAGGTGCCGAAGTTCAAGCAGGTGCTGAACATGCCGACCAAGGTGCTGGGTTCCGCGCCTTGCCAGGAGCAGGTGTGGCAGGGCGACGACGTCGATCTGAGCCGTATTCCGGTGATGCACTGCTGGCCGGAAGACGCCGCGCCGCTGATCACCTGGGGGCTGACGGTCACCCGCGGGCCGCATAAAGAGCGGCAGAACCTGGGTATCTACCGCCAGCAGGTGCTGGGCAGGAATAAAGTGATCATGCGCTGGCTGTCGCACCGCGGCGGCGCGCTGGATTACCAGGAATGGTGCCAGGCGCATCCCGGTGAGCGTTTCCCGGTCGCGGTGGCGCTGGGCGCCGACCCCGCTACGATCCTCGGCGCGGTGACGCCGGTGCCGGACACCCTTTCCGAGTACGCCTTCGCCGGGCTGCTGCGCGGCAACAAAACCGAAGTGGTCAAGTGCCTGTCCAACGATCTTGAAGTGCCGGCCAGCGCGGAAATCGTGCTGGAAGGTTACATCGAGCCGGGGGAAATGGCGCCGGAAGGCCCGTATGGCGATCACACCGGGTATTACAACGAGATAGACAGTTTCCCGGTGTTCACCGTGACTCACATCACCCAGCGCCGCAATGCGATTTATCACTCCACCTATACCGGCCGTCCACCGGACGAACCGGCGATTTTGGGCGTGGCGCTGAACGAAGTGTTTGTGCCGATCCTGCAAAAGCAATTCCCGGAAATTGTTGATTTTTACCTGCCGCCGGAAGGCTGTTCGTACCGTCTGGCGGTAGTGACCATCAAAAAACAGTATGCCGGCCACGCCAAGCGCGTGATGATGGGCGTCTGGTCGTTCCTGCGTCAGTTTATGTACACCAAATTTGTTATCGTCTGTGACGATGACGTCAACGCGCGCGACTGGAATGACGTGATCTGGGCGATAACCACCCGAATGGATCCGGCAAGGGATACCGTTTTGGTGGAGAATACGCCGATCGACTATTTGGACTTCGCCTCGCCGGTTTCCGGACTGGGTTCGAAGATGGGGCTGGACGCCACCAATAAATGGCCGGGTGAAACCGAGCGCGAATGGGGCCGTCCGATTCAGATGGATGAAAAGGTGCGTGCGCGCGTCGACGAAATCTGGGATGAGCTCGCAATCTTCAGTGACAGGGAACCGACGCTTTAACGTCAGGCTCTGTTCTCAGTTTTGCATTGATGACCCGACAGAGGGAACGCATGACAATATTGAGCTGTAAAGTGACCTCGGTAGAGGCCATTACCGATACGGTTTATCGGGTACGTTTGGTGCCTGAGGCGCCGTTTTCGTTCAAGGCAGGGCAATACCTGATGGTAGTGATGGATGAGCGCGACAAGCGCCCGTTCTCTCTGGCGTCAACGCCGACGCAACAGGAATACATCGAGCTGCACATCGGCGCTTCGGAACTGAATCTGTACGCCATGGCGGTGATGGATCGCATTCTGAAAGAGCAGGCGATCACCGTCGATATTCCGCACGGCGACGCCTGGCTGCGCGAAGAGGGCAGCCGCCCGCTGGTGTTGATCGCCGGCGGTACCGGGTTCTCCTATGCGCGTTCGATTTTGCTGACCGCGCTGGCGCAGCAGCCGGATCGCGATATTTCGATCTACTGGGGCGGGCGCGAGCTGAAGCACCTGTACGATCTGAGCGAGCTGGAAGCGCTGTCGCTGCAGCACCCGAACCTGAAGGTGATCCCGGTAGTGGAACAGCCGGAAGACGAATGGCGCGGCCGCAGCGGCACCGTGCTCAGCGCGGTGCTGCAGGATTTCGGCACCCTGGCGGAGCACGATATCTACATCGCCGGCCGTTTCGAAATGGCGAAAATCGCCCGCGAACGTTTCTGCGCCGAACGCGGCGCGCAGGAAGCGCATATGTTTGGCGACGCTTTCTCGTTTATCTGACCGGCGAGAGGCGCAATAACAACGGGGTGGCCAGTGGTCGCCCCGTTTTTATTGGGGCGTCGGCGAATGGCGGGCATAAAAAAACCCGCCCCTGACAGGCGGGAAGTACGGCAACTAAACTTGGCGGGACGCCGCGGTTTTAAGCGGTGACGCGGTCATCCCAAGATAGACACGGCTAAACGCGTTCAAAGACGGTGGCGATCCCCTGGCCCAGGCCGATGCACATGGTCGCCAGGCCGAACTGCACGTCGCGGCGCTCCATGTTGTTCAGCAGGGTGGTCGAAATGCGCGAACCGGAGCAGCCCAGCGGGTGGCCGAGGGCGATGGCGCCGCCGTTCAGGTTGACCTTGTCGTCGAGGCTGTCCAGCAGCCCCAAATCCTTGATGCAGGGCAGCGACTGGGCGGCAAAGGCTTCGTTCAGTTCGAACAGATCGATATCCTGCACGCTCAGACCGGCGCGCTTCAGCGCCAACCGGCTGGCCGGCACCGGGCCGTAACCCATGATGGACGGATCGCAGCCCACCACCGCCATCGAGCGGATGCGGGCGCGCGCTTTCAGCCCGAGGGCCTTGGCGCGCGATTCGCTCATCAGCAGCATGGCGGAAGCGCCGTCCGACAGGGCGGAAGAGGTGCCGGCGGTGACGGTGCCGTTGACCGGGTCGAACGCCGGGCGCAGCGCGGCCAGGCTCTCGACGGTAGTCTCCGGGCGGATCACTTCGTCGAAGTCATAACGGGTCAGCACGCCGTCGGCGTCGTGGCCGCTGGTCGGAACGATCTCGTTTTTGAAATGGCCGGCCAGGGTTGCGGCATGTGCGCGTTGGTGCGAACGGGCGGCGAACTCGTCCTGCATCTGACGGCTGATATTGTGCATTTTAGCCAGCATTTCGGCGGTCAGGCCCATCATGCCGGCGGCCTTGGCCACGCTGCGGCTCAGGCCGGGATGGAAATCCACCCCGTGATTCATCGGCACATGGCCCATGTGCTCTACGCCGCCGATCAGGCTGACCTGCGCGTCGCCGACCATGATGGCGCGCGCCGCGTCGTGCAGCGCCTGCATCGAGGAGCCGCACAGGCGGTTAACGGTCACCGCCGGCACGGTATGCGGGATCTCCGCCAGCAGCGAGGCGTTGCGGGCGATGTTGAAACCCTGCTCCAGCGTCTGCTGCACGCAGCCCCAGTAAATATCATCGATCTCGGCGGCATCCAGCGCCGGGTTGCGGCTCAGCACCGCGCGCATCAGGTGAGCGGAAAGATCTTCAGCGCGTACCTGGCGGAAGGCGCCGCCTTTGGAGCGGCCCATCGGCGTGCGTACGGCATCAACAATAACTACGTTTTCCATCTTTATGACCTCATGCCGGTTGGCGGGTGGCGACGTCGGACAGCGGCGCAGCCACCGGGTAGTAGCTTTCGTTACGTTCGGCTTTGGCGCGCAGGCCGGCAGGCACCTGATACAGCGCGCCAAGGTGCGCATAACGCTGGGCCAGCTCGGCGTAGTTGGCGGTGCCGAGCGTGTCCAGGTAGCGGAACGCCCCGCCGTGGAACGGCGGGAAACCGATGCCGTAAACCAACGCCATATCGGCCTCCGCCGGGCTGGCGATAATGTTTTCTTCCAGGCAGCGCACCACTTCGTTGATCATCGGGATCATCATGCGGGCGATGATCTCTTCGTCGCTGACGGTCTGGCGCGGTTGGCTCACTTCGGCCAGCAGCGCGTCGGTCTGCTCGTCGTTGTCTTTGCGCGGTTTGCCCTTGTTGTCCTGGCTGTAGCGGTAGAAGCCCAGTTGGTTCTTCTGGCCGAAGCGCTGGTTGTCGAACATCACGTCAATGGCGTCGCGATAGTCCTTGTTCATGCGCTCCGGGAAACCGGCCGCCATCACCGCCTGGGCGTGGTGCGCGGTATCGATGCCCACCACGTCGAGCAGATAGGCGGGGCCCATCGGCCAGCCGAACTGTTTTTCCATCACTTTGTCGATCTGGCGGAAATCGGCGCCGTCACGCAGCAGCAGGCTGAAGCCGGCGAAGTAAGGGAACAGCACGCGGTTGACGAAGAAGCCCGGGCAGTCGTTCACCACGATAGGCGTTTTGCCCATGCGG
Proteins encoded in this region:
- the fadA gene encoding acetyl-CoA C-acyltransferase FadA, giving the protein MENVVIVDAVRTPMGRSKGGAFRQVRAEDLSAHLMRAVLSRNPALDAAEIDDIYWGCVQQTLEQGFNIARNASLLAEIPHTVPAVTVNRLCGSSMQALHDAARAIMVGDAQVSLIGGVEHMGHVPMNHGVDFHPGLSRSVAKAAGMMGLTAEMLAKMHNISRQMQDEFAARSHQRAHAATLAGHFKNEIVPTSGHDADGVLTRYDFDEVIRPETTVESLAALRPAFDPVNGTVTAGTSSALSDGASAMLLMSESRAKALGLKARARIRSMAVVGCDPSIMGYGPVPASRLALKRAGLSVQDIDLFELNEAFAAQSLPCIKDLGLLDSLDDKVNLNGGAIALGHPLGCSGSRISTTLLNNMERRDVQFGLATMCIGLGQGIATVFERV
- the fre gene encoding NAD(P)H-flavin reductase; translated protein: MTILSCKVTSVEAITDTVYRVRLVPEAPFSFKAGQYLMVVMDERDKRPFSLASTPTQQEYIELHIGASELNLYAMAVMDRILKEQAITVDIPHGDAWLREEGSRPLVLIAGGTGFSYARSILLTALAQQPDRDISIYWGGRELKHLYDLSELEALSLQHPNLKVIPVVEQPEDEWRGRSGTVLSAVLQDFGTLAEHDIYIAGRFEMAKIARERFCAERGAQEAHMFGDAFSFI
- the ubiD gene encoding 4-hydroxy-3-polyprenylbenzoate decarboxylase — encoded protein: MISMKYRDLRDFLSLLEKRGELKRISQPIDPYLEMTEIADRTLRAGGPALLFENPKGYDMPVLCNLFGTANRVAMGMGQEDVSALREVGKLLAFLKEPEPPKGFRDLFDKVPKFKQVLNMPTKVLGSAPCQEQVWQGDDVDLSRIPVMHCWPEDAAPLITWGLTVTRGPHKERQNLGIYRQQVLGRNKVIMRWLSHRGGALDYQEWCQAHPGERFPVAVALGADPATILGAVTPVPDTLSEYAFAGLLRGNKTEVVKCLSNDLEVPASAEIVLEGYIEPGEMAPEGPYGDHTGYYNEIDSFPVFTVTHITQRRNAIYHSTYTGRPPDEPAILGVALNEVFVPILQKQFPEIVDFYLPPEGCSYRLAVVTIKKQYAGHAKRVMMGVWSFLRQFMYTKFVIVCDDDVNARDWNDVIWAITTRMDPARDTVLVENTPIDYLDFASPVSGLGSKMGLDATNKWPGETEREWGRPIQMDEKVRARVDEIWDELAIFSDREPTL